Genomic DNA from Nonomuraea rubra:
GCGTACGCATGCTGACCGGTGACGAGGTGGGCGGCCTGCTGGCCGAGCACGTCATCACGCACACCACCGGCGACCGCATGGTGGCCACCACCATCGTCTCCTCCTCCTTCCTCGGCAAGCTCGCCCGTGAGCACGGCGTCCGCTACGGCGAGACGCTCACCGGCTTCAAGTGGATCATCAAGGCCGGCCCCGGCCTGGTCTTCGGCTACGAGGAGGCCCTCGGCTACAGCGTCGGCTCCGACGACGGCCTGCCGGTCAGGGACAAGGACGGCATCGGCGCGGCCCTGACGGTGGCGGCCATCGCGGCGGCGGCCAAGCGCGACGGCCGCACGCTGCTGGACCTCCTCGACGACCAGGCCCGCCGCTACGGCCTGCACGCGACGGCGCAGCTCTCGTTCCGCGTGGCCGACCTCTCGCTGATCGCCGCCGCCATGACCCGCCTGCGCGCCGGCAGCACGCCGTCGCTGGGCGGCCTGGCGGTGGAGCGGGTGGACGACCTGGCGCGTGGCGACGGCGGCCTGCCGCCCACCGACGGCCTGCGCTACCGCCTGTCGGGAGACGCCCGCGTGGTGGTCCGCCCGTCCGGGACGGAGCCCAAGCTGAAGTGCTACCTGGAGGTCGTCGTCCCCGTCACGGGCACCCCGGAGGAGGCCAGGGAGGTGGCGGAGCAGCGGCTCGACGCCCTGAAGACGGACCTCGCCGCGCGGCTGGGGCTGTGAGCTCGGACGCCTTCATGCACGGGGCCTGACCTCGAAGAGGTACGCTCCTGAAACAACCAAATTTGGTTGCTCCACTTCCGGATGAACCAAGTTTGGTTGTTCTCAGCGGGAGGCACTGGATGGACAGCTTCATCGGGCGGAGACGCGATCTGGCCAAGCTGGACCGCTGCTTCGCACGGGTGGGTGCCGGCGACAGGCCTGGGCGCGCCGTTCTCATGCGCGGTAGACGCCGCGTGGGAAAGTCGCGCCTCGCGGAGGAGTTCATCCGCCGAAGCGGCCTGCCGAGCTTCTTCTTCACCGCGGATCAACACCCGCCGACCGTGCAGATCGAACGCTTCATCGCGGAGGCGGCCGCCTCCGATCTGCCCAACGCGTCGCTCTTCGAGGGCGTCGAGGCCAGCACCTGGGCCGGAGCCCTTCGGCTCCTCGCCGAGGCGGTGCCGCAGGACTCTCCGAGCATCGTGGTCCTCGACGAGATCCCCTACATGATGCACGGCGATCCCTACCTCGAGAGCACGCTGCAACGCCTCTTCGACCGGGAGTTCTCCCGGCGTCCCGTGCTGCTCCTGCTGATCGGCTCCGACCTGTCCGTCATGGAGGCGATCAACCAGTACGATCGCCCCTTCTACATGCGGGCGTCGGAGATGGTGGTCAACCCGCTCACCGTCGCCGACGTCGCGGACAAGCTGGGCCTGCCTCCCGCGGAGGCCATCGACGCTCATCTGATCACCGGCGGGCTGCCCATGATCCTGGAAGAGTGGCCGGTCGGCGCCACGGCGCAGGACTTCCTGCGCACCGCCATCCCGGACCCGACCTCGGCGCTGACCGTGAGCGGCGTGCGCGCCATGGCGACGGAGTTCCCTCCCGACGCGCAGGCGACGACCCTGCTGCGCGCCATCGGGTCCGGGCAGCGCACCTACTCCTCGATCTCCAAGGCATCCAGCGGAATGCCGGGCACGTCACTCCAGCGTGGCCTCCAGGTCCTCCAGGACAAGCGCATGGTCACGGCCGAGCTCCCGCTGTCCGCCCGCCCTTCGAAGGAACGCCGCTACCACGTCGCCGACACACACCTGCGCTTCTGGTTGTCGTTCATCGAGCCGGGCATGGCCGAGATCGACCGGGACCGTGGCGATCTCGTCCTCCAGCGGATCGAACGTTCGTGGACGGCCTGGCGCGGTGCCGCGGTGGAGCCCTTCATCCGCGAGTCTCTCCGCCGCATGGACGGCCTTCCCGAGGACACCAGAGCGGTCGGCGGATACTGGACGCGTACCAACAATCCCGAGATCGACCTGGTCGGCGCCGACCGGGAGCCCGTCGCCAAGAAGATCACCTTCGTGGGATCAGTGAAGTGGCTGGAGAACCGGCCCTTCGACCATCACGACCTGAGCGAGCTCATCGTCCACCGCTCCCAGATGCCGGGCGCCGGCACCTCCACCCCCCTCTACGCCGTCTCCCGCAGCGGCTGCGACGTGGACGGCGTCACGCACCTCACCCCGCAACACCTCGTGGACCTCTGGCGCTGAGCCTGCGCCCAGCGCCAGAGCACGATCAGGCCAGGCGGAACTGCAGGTCGGTGTCCCACTTGTGCATGTCAGGCTCCACCCGCGGGTCCGTCTGGTACAGCTCCAGGCGGCACCCCCAGTGCTCGGCCCCGTCCTTCTCCGTCATGTCCCACGCCAGCCCCTGCTCCCGGCCCCACTTCAGCAGTGACTCGATGGCGCCGACGAGCTGGTCCGGATGGCCGTGGTGGGTGACGGTGGCGTAGCGGCCGGCGGGCAGGGTGGCGGCGAAGAGGTCGCCCTCGCCCTCCACCGGCGCGGGCACCGGCACCCCCGCCTGCACCACCAGCCGGTCGGCGGCCATGTCGATGCTCTCGTAGCGCAGGAACGGCGCCCCCGCCGGCTGCACGCCGCGCTCGGCGAGCCAGCCGATGATCTCCCCGATGCGATCGGCGACCAGCCCGAAGGTGGTCATGGTGATGGTACGGCGCACCCCGATGTACGGACGCTCGGGGAATTCGATGATCTGTGGCATGTTTCCTCCTTCACCCCTCAGTACGGAGCGCGGCCTCGAAACTCATCGGCAGCCCGAAGAGCGGGAACAGCCCGGGATCGAGGAACGTGGTCTCGCCCGCGATCACCCCGCCGGAGACCTCCAGCACGACCAGGGCGAACGCCTCCCCGTTCGCGTCGTACTGGGCGAAGGCGGGGCAGCCGTTGGCCCGCGTCGGGACCAGGCGGGAGCCGGCACAGGGCGCGCCCGCGGCGAGCAGGACCGCGCGGACGGCCTCCCGGCCGCGCAGCCACCACGTGAACGGCGGCATGGAGGAGGTGGCGTCCTCGTGCAGCAGCGAGACCAGCGTGTCCACGTCGTAGCGCTCGAACGCCGTCACGTACCTGGCCAGCAGCGCCTCGTCCACCTCCTGGTCGAGCGGCGCCACCGCGGGGAGCCTGGTCCGGGCCCGCTGGAGGGTGCTGTTGACCGAGGTGACCGTGGTGGCGAGCAGGGTGGCCGTCTCGGCGGCCGTCCACTTGAGCACGTCGCGCAGGATGAGCACGGCCCGCTGGCGGGGCAGCAGGTGCTGCAGGGCCGCGACGAACGCCAGCCGTACCGTCTCGCGCGTGACGGCCAGGTCGGCGGGGTCGAGGACGCGGGCGTCGGGGACGGGCTGGACCCAGCGGCTCTCCGGGAGCGGCTCGCCCAGGGCGGCTCCCGGGATGGCGGCGGGGCCCAGGTCCATGGCCCGGGCGCGGCGCTGCGGGCCTCTGAGCATGTCGAGGCAGGCGTTCGTGGCCAGGTGGAACAGCCAGGGGCGGAGCGGGCCGCGCGCGGGGTCGTAGGTCCGCCACGCCCGGACGAACGCCTCCTGCACGGCGTCCTCGGCCTCGAAGCCGGAGCCGAGCATGCGGTAGCAGTAGCCGGTCAGCTCGGCCCGGTGCCGCTCCAGGCCCGCCTCCAGATCCGCCTCCGGGCCCTTCTCCAGGTCCGCGGGCTCCAGGTCCTGGCTCAGCACGGGATCACCTCGATCTGCAGCTCCGTCACCCATTCGTCCCTGTCGCAGGGTACGTGCAGGCTGATCTCCCTGGCCAGGTCGCGGGCGCGGTAGCCGTGCTCCTCGATCCAGTGGGCCAGCGCCTGGAACGTGGACCATGCCGCGTCCATCGACCCGTGGTGGATGATCGTGGCGGCCGTCTCGATGGCCGGCAGGTCCACCACGTCGAAGTCGTACGCGCCGGGCGCCACGTTCACCGGCAGGCAGGCGTGCACCATGACCGACCCGTCGTCCTCTTGCAGGTAGTGGGCGATGCCGGGACCGGCGATCCGGACGCACGCCGCCTCCAGCCGCCGGCACAGCTCGTCGAAGAGCGGCCCGATGACCGGCCCGATGTCCCCGGGCTCGTAGCTGGCGGCCCTGGCGGCGAGCTGGGCGACGCGGAGCCTGGGCACGCTCTTCAGCACGACCTCCGCCGTACGCATGTGCCCCTCGGTCTCGATCGTCCGCAGCCGCGCCTCGACGCTGCGCAGCCTGGCCAGGTCGGCGCTGATCCTGGCCTCCAGCTCGGCGCGGCGCAGGCGGACCATGCCGTGCAGCTCCTCGGTGCCGACCTTCTCGTCGAGGATCGCCCTGACCTGCTCCAGCGTGAAGCCGAGGTCCTTGATCGCGACGATGCGGTGCAGCCTGGCGAGCTGGCCGGCCTGGTAGGACCGGTAGCCGGAGACCGGGTCCACGTGCGCGGGCCGCAGCAGGCCGATGGCGTCGTAGTGGCGGAGCATGCGTACGGACACCAGCCCCAGCCTGGCGAACTCTCCGATGCTGAACATGTCCTCTCCAGGTGTAGGGGCTGACACGGTGTCAGAGTCAACTATGGCGATTTTTCAGGCTCTGGGGTAACGTCCGGGACAAAGCGGGCGACCGAACGTTCGGTAGGAGCGCGATGCAGGATCTCACGGACCGCGACACCGACGCCGGCGAGCGGATCAGGACGGCGGCGGTGCTGCTGTTCGCGCGGCGGGGTTACGCGGCCACCAGCATCAGGGACCTCGGCAAGGCCGTCAACATGACCAACGCCGGCATCTACCACCACGTCACCAGCAAGGAAGCCCTCCTGGCCGACCTCATGCGCGTCGCCCAGCGCGGCCTCATCGACTCCACCGAGCGCATGCTCGCCCCGTACCGGCGTCCCGCCGACCGCCTGTCCCTGCTCATCGGCTCGCTCACCGCCGTCCACGCCCGCAACCCCATGACCACCCGCGTCATGGACGGCGAGCTGCGCTCGCTCACCCCGGGCTCCGCCGCCCACGACGAGATCATCGGCCTGCGCGACGCGTACGAGGCCCACTGGAAGGCCGCGCTGGCCGACGGCGTGGCCGAGGGCGCCTTCCGCGTCGCCGACGAGAGGCTGACCAGGCTCGCCCTGATGTCCATGTGCACCGGCACCAGCGAGTGGTACCGCCCCGACGGGCGCTCCACGCTGGAGCAGGTGTGCGCCGAGTTCGTCGCGATCGGCCTGGCCGCCGTCCGCGCCCCCGCCGCCACGACCCTCGCGACCGCCGACTTCTCCCTGCTGCCCGAATATCCGTGGGAGCCGCTGGATGACCGAGACGATCCCCGACCTGATGAGGCACGCCGCTAGCACGTACGGCGCGCGCGAGTTCCTCCGCTTCCCCGACACCTCGATCACCTTCACCGAGGCCGACGAGCACTCCGACCGGCTGGCCGGCGCCCTGATCGACAAGGGCGTACGCCCCGGCGACCGCGTGGCGATCATGATGGACAACGTGCCCGGCTGGCCGCTGAGCTGGCTGGCCGTGCTCAAGGCGGGCGCCGTCACCGTGCCGGTGAACGTGCGCTACCGGGCCGCCGACCTGGAGCACGTCCTGCGCGACTCGGGCGCCGTGGCCACGATCACCACCGCCGAGCACGCCCCGCACATCCCCGGCACCGTGCACCTCCTCGACACGCTGCACGACGGCACGCCCCACCCCGTCTACGCGCTACGGGACGGCACGCCCCGCCCCCTCCACCAGGCCGACCCCGACGATGTCGCGAATTTTCAGTACACGTCGGGCACCACGGGCTTCCCCAAGGCCTGCATGCTCACCCACGACTACTGGCTCAGGACCGCCCGCATCGCCGCCGACCAGGTCGAACTCCGCGACGACGACGTCATGATGATCGCGCAGGCGTACTCGTACATGGACCCCCAGTGGGTCACCCTGCTCTGCCTGATGGGCGGCATCCCCCTGGTGGTGCTCCCCCGCTTCTCCGCCTCCGGGTTCTGGGCCTCGGCCAGGGAGCACGGCGCGACGCTCACGTACGTGCTGGGCACCATGCCCCTCCTCCTGCACAAGCAGCCACCACATCCGCACGACCGCGACAACCGCATGCGCCTGGTGCTCTGCTCGGGCATCCAGCCCGGCCTGCACGCCACGTTCGAGGAGCGCTGGGGCACGCCGTGGCGCGAGCTGTACGGCTCCACGGAGAGCGGCCCCGACCTGGTCTCGCCTCTCGGCGCCACCGACACGGTCGGCACCGGCGCGCTGGGCGTCGCGCCGCCGGGCAAGGAGGTCACGCTGGACGAGGAGACCGGCGAGATCCTGGTCAGAGGCGTGCCCATGATGAAGGGCTACTGGAACCATCCGGAGGCCACCGCCCACGCCTTCAGGGGCGGCTGGTACCACACGGGCGACCTGGGCGTCCGCGACGAGCACGGCCGCCTGCGGCACGCCGGGCGGATCAAGGACATGGTCCGCAGGGGCGGCGAGAACATCTCCTGCGCCGAGGTGGAGCACGTGCTCGCCCAGCACCCGGCGGTCCTGTCCGCCGCCCTCGTCCCCATCGCCGACGACCTGTGGGGCGAGGTCCCGAAGGCGTTCGTCCAGCTCCGTCCCGGACACGCGGCCACCAGGGACACCGCCATGAGCGTGATCGGGCACGCCAGGGCGCGGCTGGCCCGCTTCAAGATCCCGGCGTACGTGGAGTTCGTCGAGGAGTTCGCGCTGACCCCGTCGGCCCGCATCGAGAAGCGCCACCTGCTCAGCCCCGGGCGCGACCAGCGGGCCGCCCCCGCCATCCAGGTTCCCGAGCCCGACAAGGAGCAACGATGATCGACGTGACCGTACGCGACGAGGTGGCCCTGATCACGCTCGCCCGCCCGGACAAGCTCAACGCCCTGACCTCCGCCATGCGCGCGGACCTGGCGGCGGCCGTCCGCGAACACGGCACCCGGAGCAGGGGCATCGTGGTGACCGGCACCGGCAGGGCGTTCTCGGCCGGCGAGGACATCCACCAGGCCGTGGGCCGGTCACTGGTCGAGGAGGTGGAGTCGTTCCACGACATGACCAGGGCCGTGCTGGAGACGCGCGTCCCGGTGGTGGCGGCGGTCAACGGGCTGGCCGTGGGCGGGGCCGCCGAGTGGGCCCTCTGCTTCGACGCCCGCATCGGCACTCCGGCGGCCGAGTACTTCTTCCCGGAGAACCGCATCGGCCTGTCGATCTCCAACGCCGCCAGCCAGCTGCTCCCCCGCCTCGTCGGCGGCAGGGCGTTGCGGCTGGTGCTCGACTCGGCCCGGACGAGCGCGGACGACGCCCTGGCCGCGGGCCTGCTCGACGAGATCGTGCCCGCCGAGACGCTGGTGGAGGCGGCGATCGCCCGCGTGCACCGCTGGACCGCCCCCGGCACGGCCACCACCGTGCACCTGGCCCTGCTGCGGCCGTCGGCGGCGGAGGTGGAGCGGGCCTTCCAGGCGGAGACCGAGGCGGCCAAGCAGGTGGAGGCGTCGGGCATAGCCCAGGCGGGCATGGCCGCGTTCGTCAACAGAAGCAGAGGCTGAGGCTAAGCGATCACGATGGCGGCGATCACCAGCACGACCGCGGCCACCAGCACCCCGATCGAGTCGTAGGACCAGCTCACCCGCGCCGGCGCGGCCTCCTCGCCGCGCCGCCTGGCCGACTCGGCGCGGTCGCGTATCTGGTCGCCCACCCAGTCGGCGTGCGTCTTGCCGGCGAACGCCTCCACCGCCGCCTGCTCGGCCCTGGGCAGCGTGGGCTCGGTCTTGAACCGGCCCCGCCGCTCGGTGGCGGTGCCCCGGCGCTGCGCCTTCGCACGCTCGCGGGCGCTGCTCATCGGCGTCCACAGCCGCAGCACCCGCTCGTCGCCGTACTGCACGGTGATGGCGTGCGACACCGTGACGTCCTCGATGGCGGCCCACGGCAGGAACGTGGTGCGGAACGGGTTGCGCCCCACCAGCCCCTCCTCCGTGAGGACCGTGGCGGGGCGCAGCGCGACGGCGTAGACGAGCGCCGTCAGCGCCCCGAGCACGGCCAGCGCGACGAGCGACGCCTTGCCGTTGTACCGGACGATCAGGTCCCAGACGTTGAACGCGACGAACGCCACCCACACCCACGCCAGCACGAACGCGGTCTTGGAACGGTAGACGTGTTTCACGGCTGCCACTTGATCTGCTGGAACCCGGGCTTGATCACGCCGTTGATCAGCGCCAGCCGCTCGTCGAACGGGATGAACGCCGACTTCATCGCGTTCACCGCGAACCACTGCAGGTCATCCCAGTCGTAGCCGAACGCCTGCACCAGCTTGTGGAACTCCAGCGACACGCTCGTCGAGCTCATCAGCCGGTTGTCGGTGTTGACCGTGACCCGGAAGTGCAGCCGCCGCAGCAGCCCGATCGGGTGGTCGGCGATCGAGGCGGCGGCCCCGGTCTGCAGGTTGGACGTGGGGCACATCTCCAGCGGGATGCGCTTGTCGCGGACGTAGGCGGCCAGCCGCCCCAGCTTCGCGCTGCCGTCCTCGGCGACGGAGATGTCGTCGATGATGCGCACGCCGTGCCCGAGCCGGTCGGCGCCGCACCACTGAATGGCCTGCCAGATCGACGGCAGTCCGAACGCCTCGCCGGCGTGGATGGTGAAGTGGGCGTTCTCCCGCTGGAGGTACTCGAACGCGTCGAGGTGCCGGGTGGGCGGGTAACCCGCCTCGGCCCCGGCGATGTCGAACCCCACCACGCCGCCGTCGCGGTACCGTACGGCCAGCTCGGCGATCTCCCGGGAGCGCGCCTGGTGCCGCATGGCGGTCAGCAGCGTGCCCACCCGGACGCGGCGGCCTCGCGAGCCCTGCTCGAACCCCTCCAGCACCGCCTCCACCACCTGGTCCAGGCTCAGGCCCCTGGTGGTGTGCTGCTCGGGCGCGAAGCGCACCTCGGCGTAGACGACCCCGTCGTCGGCCAGGTCCTGGGCGCACTCGGCGGCCACGCGGACGAGCGACTCGCGGGTCTGCATGACGGCGACCGTGTGGTCGAACGTCTCCAGGTACCGTTCGAGCGATCCCGAGTCCGACGCCTCCTCGAACCACTGGCGGAGGTTGTCGGGATCGGTGGTGGGCAGCCGGGCGTAGTCGCTCTCCCTGGCCAGGTCGACGATCGTCTCGGCGCGGAGCCCGCCGTCGAGGTGATCGTGCAGCAAGACCTTGGGAGCGCGCCGGATCTCGTCACGCGTGGGGCTCATCTGGCCATGATATGAGCACCACCCGCCCGCGCGCCCAGGCCGGTCAGTCGTCGCGGCCCGCCGTGTCCGGCGAGAACGCGGGCAGGCACACCGCGACGTACTCGGCCCCGTCGGGACCCACGCTGTAGCGCACCTTCTCCCCCGGCGACGTCACCACCGACTGCCCGGCCTCGACCCGGGTCGTGCCCCCGGCGTGCTCCACGATCACCGTGCCCCGCAGGACGACGGTGTACTCGGTGAACGACGGCGTCTGCGCCGGCTCCTCCCAGCCGGGCGGAGCGGTCATGTGGGCGATGGAGACGGCCTCGTCGCCGCTGCTGACGCGGCCGATGTGCTCGTCGATGAGCTTGCCGCCGGGTACGGGGATGCGGGCCGGGCCCTCGATCTTTCTCACCACGGACGTCAGTGTGCCACGTCGAGGATCAGCCGGCTCGGCGAGCCCTGCTCGGTGACCCGGAACGGGGCCTTCCGGCCCAGCACCAGCCCGATGCCGACCCGCGCCTCGAAGTCGCCCGTCCTGACGACGTCGGCGAGGTTGCCGAGCCGGGCCTGGTAGACGGGCCCGCCGGTCCAGGTGGGCGTGCCCTCCTCGTCGTGGGCGTTCGCGGGGAAGAGCGTGAGCTGCAGGTACGCCCCGCCGTTCACGTCGATGGGCTTGCCCGAGCCGTCCTGGACCAGCTCGTCCACCCATTTCACGCTGTAGCCGGGGACGCCGCCCTTGAGGTCCACGACGACCCTGTCGTACTGGCCGTGCGCGGCGTACCGTACGCCCGTCACCGTGGCGGGCTCCATCCCGGACCGGTCGACGTCCACCTCGGCGGTGCTGGTCGGCGCGGCGGAGCCGGTGGGGGTCTGTTGCGGCAGCGTGGCGGTCCGCTGGGCGGTGCCGCACGCGGCGAGCAGGACGGCGAGGCAGGCGAGCGGAACGGCCACGCGCGACGGCCGGCCGCGGGGCGGGGTTGACGAGCGCATGCCCGGTAGATGCCCAGCGTGCGGGCCTGCAAGCGGCGTCACGGCGGATCGGCGCCGCACCCGTCGGTCATTCCCGGACATCCCACACAAAGAGGGCCCCACCGGTGCCGGCGGGGCCCTCCCGGAGGCGGCTCAGACGGTCTCGTACGCCTTCACGTCCTCCGCCACGGCGGGCACGCCCTTGCGGGCGCGCAGCCCCGTCGCCGAGATCGCCAGCCCGACCAGGGCCAGCACCAGCGACACCACGATCGCCGCGCGCAGCGAGCCGATGGAGATCGTCTCGCCGCCGCCCGAGGTGAGCACGGCGGTCACCACGGCCAGCACGATCGCGCCGCCGACCTGGCCGGAGGTGTTCAGCAGGCCGGAGGCCAGGCCCTGCTCGTCGTCGTCCACGCCGTTGGTGGCCTGGATGTTGAGCGAGGGGAACGACAGCGCGAACGCGATGCCCAGCAGGATCATGCCGGGGATCACCATGCCGCCCAGGCTGGGGGTGCGGTCGATGCCGAGGAAGACGGCGTACCCGCCGGCCAGCGCGGCGGCGCCGATCACGATCAGCTTGCCGGTGCCGAACCGGTCGGCGAAGTCGCCCATCTTCGTCGAGGTGACTGCCACGAGCAGGCCGGCGGGCAGGAACGCCATGGCGGTGCCGAGCGCCGACCAGCCGAGCAGGTTCTGGAAGTACTGCATGGCCACGAACTGGAAGGCCACGTACGAGCCCATGAGGATGAGCAGCCCCAGGTTGGCCCGCACGATGTGCCCGGAGCGCAGGATGCCCAGCCGCACCAGCGGGTGGCGCATCCGCAGCTCGGCGAAGACGAACAGGGCGAGGAGCGCGACCACGCCCACGAGCGAGCCGATCGTCTGGAACGAGGCCCAGCCCACCTCGGGCGCCTGCACGACCGTGAACACCAGCAGCAACATCGACGCGGTGATCGTCACGGCGCCGATCAGGTCGTGACCACCCTCGGCCCGCTCCTCCCGGCCCTTCGGCAGCAGCTTCAACGCGGCCACCAGCGCGATCACCGCGACGGGCACCGGCATGAGCAGCGTCCACCGCCAGCCGATCTCGGTCAGCAGCCCGGACAGCACCAGGCCGAGCGAGTACCCGCTCGCGCCGCAGGCGGTGAAGATGCTCAACGCCCTGTTGCGCTCCGGGCCCTCGGGAAAGGTCGTGGTGATGATCGACAAGGCGGCGGGTGCGGTGAACGCGGCGGCCACACCCTTGACGAACCTGGCCGCGATCAGCAACCCGCCGTCGTCCACCACACCGCCCAGCAACGACGCCACGGCGAACACGCCAAGAGCGGCCAGGAACACCCTGCGCCGCCCCAGCAGGTCGGCGGTCCTGCCCCCGAGCAACAGAAGACCGCCATAGCCGAGCACGTAGCCACTGACCACCCATTGCAAGGAGGACGTCGTCAGGCCCAGGTCGTGCTGGATGGCGGGCAGGGCGACACCGACCATCGAGACGTCGAGGGCATCAAGAAAGATCACAGCGCAGAGCACGGCGAGCGCGCCCCAGCGGGATGAGGAAGAGGACATGGGTCAGAACAATACATGCACGCACATCTAATGCAAGCGCATTTAATGCCGTTGCATGAGTTTTCCCGAAGTGGTAACCTCCGCGACATGGACGAGCAGTTCGTGGTGGCCACCTGGCATTACGTCCTGGCCAAACATGCCAAGGCCATGTGCCAGCTGGAGCGCGAGCTGGGCGACCGGCACGGGCTCGGCCCCAGCGAGTTCGAGGTGCTGGATCGGATCGTGCACCACGACAGGAAGCTCCGCATCCAGGAGCTGTGCGACGAGGTCCACCTGAGCCAGAGCGCGCTGTCGCGGGTGGTGGCCCGCCTGGAGAA
This window encodes:
- a CDS encoding GyrI-like domain-containing protein, with the translated sequence MPQIIEFPERPYIGVRRTITMTTFGLVADRIGEIIGWLAERGVQPAGAPFLRYESIDMAADRLVVQAGVPVPAPVEGEGDLFAATLPAGRYATVTHHGHPDQLVGAIESLLKWGREQGLAWDMTEKDGAEHWGCRLELYQTDPRVEPDMHKWDTDLQFRLA
- a CDS encoding enoyl-CoA hydratase/isomerase family protein, which encodes MIDVTVRDEVALITLARPDKLNALTSAMRADLAAAVREHGTRSRGIVVTGTGRAFSAGEDIHQAVGRSLVEEVESFHDMTRAVLETRVPVVAAVNGLAVGGAAEWALCFDARIGTPAAEYFFPENRIGLSISNAASQLLPRLVGGRALRLVLDSARTSADDALAAGLLDEIVPAETLVEAAIARVHRWTAPGTATTVHLALLRPSAAEVERAFQAETEAAKQVEASGIAQAGMAAFVNRSRG
- a CDS encoding AMP-binding protein; amino-acid sequence: MTETIPDLMRHAASTYGAREFLRFPDTSITFTEADEHSDRLAGALIDKGVRPGDRVAIMMDNVPGWPLSWLAVLKAGAVTVPVNVRYRAADLEHVLRDSGAVATITTAEHAPHIPGTVHLLDTLHDGTPHPVYALRDGTPRPLHQADPDDVANFQYTSGTTGFPKACMLTHDYWLRTARIAADQVELRDDDVMMIAQAYSYMDPQWVTLLCLMGGIPLVVLPRFSASGFWASAREHGATLTYVLGTMPLLLHKQPPHPHDRDNRMRLVLCSGIQPGLHATFEERWGTPWRELYGSTESGPDLVSPLGATDTVGTGALGVAPPGKEVTLDEETGEILVRGVPMMKGYWNHPEATAHAFRGGWYHTGDLGVRDEHGRLRHAGRIKDMVRRGGENISCAEVEHVLAQHPAVLSAALVPIADDLWGEVPKAFVQLRPGHAATRDTAMSVIGHARARLARFKIPAYVEFVEEFALTPSARIEKRHLLSPGRDQRAAPAIQVPEPDKEQR
- a CDS encoding ATP-binding protein, encoding MGKSRLAEEFIRRSGLPSFFFTADQHPPTVQIERFIAEAAASDLPNASLFEGVEASTWAGALRLLAEAVPQDSPSIVVLDEIPYMMHGDPYLESTLQRLFDREFSRRPVLLLLIGSDLSVMEAINQYDRPFYMRASEMVVNPLTVADVADKLGLPPAEAIDAHLITGGLPMILEEWPVGATAQDFLRTAIPDPTSALTVSGVRAMATEFPPDAQATTLLRAIGSGQRTYSSISKASSGMPGTSLQRGLQVLQDKRMVTAELPLSARPSKERRYHVADTHLRFWLSFIEPGMAEIDRDRGDLVLQRIERSWTAWRGAAVEPFIRESLRRMDGLPEDTRAVGGYWTRTNNPEIDLVGADREPVAKKITFVGSVKWLENRPFDHHDLSELIVHRSQMPGAGTSTPLYAVSRSGCDVDGVTHLTPQHLVDLWR
- a CDS encoding RNA polymerase subunit sigma-70; the encoded protein is MLSQDLEPADLEKGPEADLEAGLERHRAELTGYCYRMLGSGFEAEDAVQEAFVRAWRTYDPARGPLRPWLFHLATNACLDMLRGPQRRARAMDLGPAAIPGAALGEPLPESRWVQPVPDARVLDPADLAVTRETVRLAFVAALQHLLPRQRAVLILRDVLKWTAAETATLLATTVTSVNSTLQRARTRLPAVAPLDQEVDEALLARYVTAFERYDVDTLVSLLHEDATSSMPPFTWWLRGREAVRAVLLAAGAPCAGSRLVPTRANGCPAFAQYDANGEAFALVVLEVSGGVIAGETTFLDPGLFPLFGLPMSFEAALRTEG
- a CDS encoding TetR/AcrR family transcriptional regulator — protein: MQDLTDRDTDAGERIRTAAVLLFARRGYAATSIRDLGKAVNMTNAGIYHHVTSKEALLADLMRVAQRGLIDSTERMLAPYRRPADRLSLLIGSLTAVHARNPMTTRVMDGELRSLTPGSAAHDEIIGLRDAYEAHWKAALADGVAEGAFRVADERLTRLALMSMCTGTSEWYRPDGRSTLEQVCAEFVAIGLAAVRAPAATTLATADFSLLPEYPWEPLDDRDDPRPDEARR
- a CDS encoding MerR family transcriptional regulator produces the protein MFSIGEFARLGLVSVRMLRHYDAIGLLRPAHVDPVSGYRSYQAGQLARLHRIVAIKDLGFTLEQVRAILDEKVGTEELHGMVRLRRAELEARISADLARLRSVEARLRTIETEGHMRTAEVVLKSVPRLRVAQLAARAASYEPGDIGPVIGPLFDELCRRLEAACVRIAGPGIAHYLQEDDGSVMVHACLPVNVAPGAYDFDVVDLPAIETAATIIHHGSMDAAWSTFQALAHWIEEHGYRARDLAREISLHVPCDRDEWVTELQIEVIPC
- a CDS encoding AMIN-like domain-containing (lipo)protein translates to MRSSTPPRGRPSRVAVPLACLAVLLAACGTAQRTATLPQQTPTGSAAPTSTAEVDVDRSGMEPATVTGVRYAAHGQYDRVVVDLKGGVPGYSVKWVDELVQDGSGKPIDVNGGAYLQLTLFPANAHDEEGTPTWTGGPVYQARLGNLADVVRTGDFEARVGIGLVLGRKAPFRVTEQGSPSRLILDVAH
- a CDS encoding PH domain-containing protein, with translation MKHVYRSKTAFVLAWVWVAFVAFNVWDLIVRYNGKASLVALAVLGALTALVYAVALRPATVLTEEGLVGRNPFRTTFLPWAAIEDVTVSHAITVQYGDERVLRLWTPMSSARERAKAQRRGTATERRGRFKTEPTLPRAEQAAVEAFAGKTHADWVGDQIRDRAESARRRGEEAAPARVSWSYDSIGVLVAAVVLVIAAIVIA
- a CDS encoding cupin domain-containing protein; this encodes MVRKIEGPARIPVPGGKLIDEHIGRVSSGDEAVSIAHMTAPPGWEEPAQTPSFTEYTVVLRGTVIVEHAGGTTRVEAGQSVVTSPGEKVRYSVGPDGAEYVAVCLPAFSPDTAGRDD
- a CDS encoding adenosine deaminase, coding for MSPTRDEIRRAPKVLLHDHLDGGLRAETIVDLARESDYARLPTTDPDNLRQWFEEASDSGSLERYLETFDHTVAVMQTRESLVRVAAECAQDLADDGVVYAEVRFAPEQHTTRGLSLDQVVEAVLEGFEQGSRGRRVRVGTLLTAMRHQARSREIAELAVRYRDGGVVGFDIAGAEAGYPPTRHLDAFEYLQRENAHFTIHAGEAFGLPSIWQAIQWCGADRLGHGVRIIDDISVAEDGSAKLGRLAAYVRDKRIPLEMCPTSNLQTGAAASIADHPIGLLRRLHFRVTVNTDNRLMSSTSVSLEFHKLVQAFGYDWDDLQWFAVNAMKSAFIPFDERLALINGVIKPGFQQIKWQP